Genomic window (Canis lupus baileyi chromosome 38, mCanLup2.hap1, whole genome shotgun sequence):
CGGCCCCCACCTGGCGACGCCCCTCCACCTGGCGGCCCCCACCTGGCGACGCCCCTCCACCTGGCGGCCCCCTCCACCTAGCGGCCCCCTCCACCTAGCGGCCCCCACCTGGCGACGCCCTCCACCTAGCGGCCCCCACCTGGCGACCCCTCCACCTGGCGACCCCCTCCACCTAGAGGCCCCCACCTGGCGGCCCCCTCCACCTGGCGGCCCCCACCTAGCGACCCCCTCCACCTGGCGGCCCCCTCCACCTAGCGGCCCCCACCTGGTGGCGCCCCTCCACCTAGCGGCCCCCTCCACCTGGCGGCCCCCCACCTGGCAGGGGCCTGCGAGCCGCGCGCCGCCGCTCCCCCTCGGCCGGGCCGCGCGCTCCCGGGGGCCGCGGCGAGGACAggagggccccggggccccgcaggTACCTCCAGCCATGGTGCGCGCCGCGACGGCGAGCTGCAGGAACGCGGCCCGGGGCCGCCCCCGCGGAGCCGCCAGCATCTCGCCCGCCCTCCGGGAGCCCGGAGCCGGGACCGGAACCGGAAGCgaaggccccgccccgccccccgccgcacCTGTTCCGCGGGGCCGTGAAGCCCGCTCGCCAGTCTAGCGATTGCCCAGCGCGCGGGCGGGCGGCACACGGGGGCCCTGGGACCCCTGGGACCCGGCCACGCCCCACCCTAACCTTGGCCCAACCCTCCCGGGCAGAGTGCAAGGCGCCTCCCTTCCCTCCGCCCCCACCGACCAGAGGAGGAAAACCACGAGACAACAGTGGCTCTGAacgttttatctttaaaaaaaaaaaaaaagaaagaaagaaagaaaaggaagaaaaagaaacaccatcCCCACAAGGGGaaggccccacgtgggccccTGTCTTCTCCCTGGCTCCAGAGGCTTCCGCACAGGCCCTGGCCGCCCGCCGGCCCATCTCCTGTTCCTGGGGCAGGAGCCGCTGCTAAGCATCCTTTCCCCCACTTCTCGCGAAAGCCTGTTCCCGAGAGTCCTCGAGCGCACACCTGAGCTCCAGGGTGAGGAAGACCCGGTGGGAGCGCCAGAGTCCTGGGGCAACCAGAGCGTCACTTGTCAGCAGACCCTCTGCTGGTTCTCGAAGCAAGCACAGGGCAAGCCCCCACGTTGTGTCCGGTATCCAGCATGGAGACGGCACATGCATGTGAAGAGGGACACGAGGGCTCAGGGGCCGCGCGGTGGGACTGGACGAGGCTGTCAGCGCACACCCACGTGTGTTTCACACCACTGCACGCTGCTGTCACCGGGCCTCAGTTCAAAGCCATGCTTTCTGAGCTCCCCCTGGTCCCACGCCAGAAGTGGGTGGTGAAGGAAAGGGGCACGGGTGAGCCGTTCTCCTGGACTATCTGCAGTTCTTGGAAAGGGGCTGTAGGGCCTAAGGCCCTCGAGTCCCCACAGTTAGTTGCTGTCATTCTTGATGACGACCTCTACTCCGTGGTGCCGCAGCTGAGCCCGTAGCAGCAGGttcttgtttttaagatcttCCACCTGATGTGGGAGGGAGGCCATGAAGACAGTGAGTAGAAAAGCTGGCACAGCGAAATCCCTGCATGTACAGAGACATCCGCTAGGGAGGGGGAAAAGGACGAAGCCCTCTACGGAAAGCAGGGGCGGGAGACCCCAGCTGGCTCGTGGGCCATGGAGTTGAGGAGGGCCGGACCGCAGAGGGGTCTGACCTGCTGTCGGAGCACATCGTTGTCCAGCTGCAGTTGGTCGAGCCCCTGCAGTTCTTCAGACAACCGGTGGTTACTCTGTCGAAGCTCCTGGATATAATCACAGGCTTTGGACAGAATCCCACCTTTACTCTGCAAGAAAAGGCCAACGAAATGAGGACTAAAATACGTGATACGTGGCTCACCTTCCAAAAGCACACCCACACtctagacctcagtttcccctaaGTGGGAGAACATTGCACAAGGATACAGGAACCTCAGACAGAGAAGCCACGTGTGCCCTCTCTACCATTTCTGGAAACAATACCAGGAGACAGAATTCAGGCATCCTGCCCACTACAGGGTCTTTCCATGACCTGGCCAGACTTGGTGCTCTCCATGGAGCAGTCTGGGATGATCTTGGACAGCTGCACAATCCAGTTGTTAATCTTGTCTCGGCGGCGGCGTTCAACTGTGGGGCACAGGGGGGGACAAGGTGACTCCGGGAGAACTCCCCACAGGCCCTGTAACTCCACCTACACTCTCCCACTCAGACACCCCTGCTGTTCCCAATCTCAGCTGACAGTACCTACCTTCATTATGCTGAGCCCTGCGTTTCTCATCCCGAGTCGTCCTGGGAGCTTCTGACTTCCTGACAACAGAGCCCAGGGTGGCCAGAGTCcgggaagataaaaaaaatcagattggaGGCTCGAATAAGGAAGGACACGGAGTTAGCAGAAGGACACGGAGTTGGCAGGGATCAAGACCACcgtggtgggcggggggtgggagtgaatgggtgacgggcactgggtgttattctgtatgttagtaaattgaacaccaataaaaaaaaaaaaaagaccaccgtGGCAACTGAGAAAGACCAGGGGTTACTCACGGGGAATAAGGGTGAGTCCTGGGGGCAATGGAGCGCTGGCTTCCTCCCTGCAACACTTCCTGTGGCGACATCATCACAAAGAACTGTCCTGTGAAGACGCAGGGTCGGTTGTGTCAGGATGTGGGACTTAGGAACTTCATCAAGCTCTGAGGCCGAGGCCCTAGGATCCTCCTCTAAAAGAGACCTCCTTCGTCCTAGAAGGTCAGTCCCAGACTCACTGCCTGCCCAGGTCTTAGTGATCATGAAACGGTCCTGGGAAGGGCCCACCGTGCCCAGCCATGGCCCCCAGCCTATCCTAGCCCCTCCAGCCAGCAGCACCCGCACGGAGCTCACCAGTGCCAGGAGGGGTCGCCTGCCCCAGCAGTGCCTCTGAGCCCTGGGTAGTAACAACTGCTGCTGTACTCCCCGACGTGGTCCCCCCTGCCCCATCTCCCACTGCAGTGCTGGGGAAGTAAGTATAGTGCGTTTCGGCGGCCGTCCCCTCTGTGTCAACTGCATCGTCACTGGTGAACGCACCCTGGATCACGGCCTGGGAAGGGGCACAACAACACAGAGTCCAGTGTCAGGCACACTTCCCACTGAACCATGCTGCAGCTTCTGTCCCTAGGGCGGGGGAGAACGGAGAAACATCCAGAAAGGGAAAATCTAGTGCCTTGGAACAAGGAAGCCCCAGATGCCTCGCCACTCCTAGCCCCGCCCCTATCTCACGGGTTCAGCTGCACCTTGCTCTAGtcccctgggcagcccaggcccGGGTACCTGGGTCATGGATTGAGTGGCAGGATAGCCACTGATGGCGCCAGTCCCCTCAGTCTGGCCATCCAGCTGCCCCTCAGACACCTGGATCACCCTGTACATCACCTaaaagcagggagggaagggaaacgtggagagagaaaatacaagagTCAATGCTGGGGACCCCAGGACTTTCATAAAGCTTCTCTTGGACAGAGCCCCGGAATAAGAGTGCTTCAGAGACAAAGCTTCAGCCCCCTTCTGTCCCCAGAGGTTTCAGCCTAGACGCCCCCCAACGAaacctcctcctcccagccctccaACCCCCCTTACCCCCACACACAGGAGTCCACATCTTCACCTCCTCCAAGCCACGTCTCCCCTGACAGGTTCATTACCTCCCGCAACCCCAACCCCCAAGTGACACCTGCAGCCCCTTGGCCCCCTCCCTTACCTGGCCCCCTCCCTTACCTGGCCCCCATTCTCAGTTCGGAAGACGTACTTGACGTTGGGGTCAGGGAAAGTGGCAGCTGATTGGATGCTGGCAATAGCCACACTGGTTGGGTCCTCCCCAGTTGCCACTGCACCTAAAttaaaagagcaaaggaaaagtcTGCGAGTTCCTGCCTTTTCCCCTTGTTCCACCTGCACGTCATTTAGAAGGACCAGGTACACAGGAGATGCGCccctgggagagagggagaggccaggATGGGCTCCTGGTTTCAGGTCTGTCTCTACCACCCACCTTCCTGAATCTGCACTGTCCCCTCTTCCGTTTCAGCTGTTTTCTGCTGCCTGTTTgtgaaggaacaaaaaaaaagaggggaagatGTGAATAAAAAGCTCACTGACCCAGTAACCTATGGCTTCCAAACTCAATGGCATTCCCAACAGACGCTGAGTTAGGTGAGAATAGCAGCAGCtagtatttactgagtgtttactGTGTGCGTAGTACTGAGCTAAGCACTTAACACGCGTTATCGTTTAATATTAAGGACAACACAATGGGTGAGTAGCTCTACTTGCATTTTGTAGATGAGACCGGAtgacacagctagtaagtgatggaGCTGAAACCAGAATCCAGGTCTGCTGGACTCCAGAGCCAGTGCTTGTAGCCATTCTGCATTCTTCCAGgcctcccacctccagccccagacCCTACCTCCTCTTCACTCACCCCTTCATCTCTCTGTAAGGGGGCTCATCCGAGGAACTGGTCCTTCTTTGGAAGTCTTCGAATCTCCTGCCTCACGGTCCTGAGTGCTAAGTCCTGGTAGAAATCAGGGAGTTTGCAATAAGTCCAGGAAACTGAAGAGCCTGTTTCAAGAAGCTAGGCTCCATGAAGACCCAGCCAGGAACAGAATCTAATCAATCTACAGAGAACAATCAGTTTTCTCCATTCTGGCGCTGAGAAGTGGGCTACAgtggttgaaaaaaaataactctacAAATGGTGTTCCTTGGTCCTCTATTATCACTCCAGGTCGCAGTGGAGAGGGGATGCTTATACTTAAAGACTGAGAAACAACGTATTTCTGGATGGATCATGACTAAAGTTATAATgatggtgggacgcctgggtggctcagtggttgaacatctgcttttggcctggggcgtgatcctggggtcctgggatccagtctcacacacatcgggctccctgtgatgggcctgcttctccctctgcctgcgtctctgtctctctgtgtgcatctctcatgaatatataaaatcctaaaaaaaaaataaagttcaaaaaaaagTTGTCATGATGGGCCAGGACTTTGGGGTTAAGAAGGCATGTTTAGATCACCACTATCAAAAACACAGGACCGgggagccggggtggctcagcggtttagcaccaccttgagccccgggcgtgatcctggagacccagggttcgagtcccacgtcgggctccctgcatggagcctgcttctccctctgccggtgtctctgcctctctctctttctctctctgtttccctcatgaataaataaaataaaaatcttaaaaacaaaacacaggaccACTGGACGCCCTGGTGCTTCTTCTAGCTTCTCAACCACATAGTGTACCAAGAAATTTCTGTCCTCAAATCCAGGAAGGGGAAACCTGCCTGAACCATAAAGAACATAGGTGGCCCTTGGGCCTAATTCTACGTGGCCCCTGGGGCTCCAGCTTTGGGACATCCAGATTTATGTCATTCAAGACCTTAAACTCCAAACGCCTCATTTTTCAAGccccttctatttttcttcacCAAGCCTTCCTGTAAAACCACACGGTTGCTGAAATGTTGCCATGACAACTCCAAATCAACTGAACCTcagcaagaagagagaaaaaaactccAGGCTCAAGCTTCGGAAGGAGAGACAATGGAAAAGGAACTCATTTGCAAGGTGCCCGGTTTAGGACCCTGACACCCAGCCAGAGGGcaggaaaacaaggaaaacacaaagagctGAGAAGACAAGTGGCTCCTCCAAAGAGACACAGCTACGTGTACAAGTGAACAGGGTGACAAAACCATCGCCGCGCGAAAGAGTACGATTTTTACCAAGTCTGTACCCAGAAGGTCCTCCCCAAAACCTTTCCTAAGAACAATCTTCAACGGAGGAGCCTTGGAAGCCTTCTTGGAAGGAAAGTAGTGACCCCAAAAAAGCCACCAGCACTCAAAACAACAAAggggaaccaaaaaaaaaaaagagagagagagagagagaactgaaagTGAAACTGTCCGGAGGAAGTAACGCTGCGAGCAGCTCCCAGTCCCTTGGGGAAGGCGGCACCACCTACCTGTGCATCCTCAACCTACGGAGCCCGGGCGCTGCCTGCAGGGGGGCGTCTCTACCGCCCGCGGCTGTCAGCAGGGGCAGCCTCTGAGGACACCGGCAACCGGGTCGGGCTGCTCTGCGCACTGTTAGCTGGACATCCGGGAGCATTTCCCGGGCATCGGGGGATGCGACACGGAAGCGCGGACAGGATGTGGGGGCGGGCGCGCCGGGGCAGGGGGCCCTGCAACAGCCCCTGCTGTGGGGCTGGACACAAAGGGGAGGACGACCAAGTCCCCGAACCAGGCCGGCGTCTCCCgcaggccccgcaggccccgcagccggCGGCGCGAGCCCGGGAGCCCGCGAGCCTGGAGGCCGGGCGGCCGGGaagggctcggggctcggggctcggggctcggggctcggcgGGCccggaggagggcggggagcgCGCTCGGCCCACAAGGCGGGGCGGGAGGCACGACGCGGGCACGGCCCCCTCCCGCAAAACAAAGGCGTCCTACGCGGGAGGCCGCCGGCCCTCGGGAGCGCAACCCCGCCTGCCCCGCCTGCCAGCCCCGCACACGGCCCCGCTCCGCCCGCGGCCGGCCCCCGACTcaccggccgccgccgccgccgccgccgcggatCTCCCCGGACCGTGCTCTCCGTCCCCGGACTCGGAGAGCTCCATGGACAGCTGCTCATGCGCACTCCCGGCCTGCGGCCATGTCGGTGACGGGCGGAAGTGCCCGCCCCGCCGCCTCAGCCTCTGAGCCGCCCCACTTCCGGTCGCTCCCGCGGGCGCGGGGAGGTGCCGCCGGGGCGGAGAGGGAGGGGCTTCCTGCGGCCCGCGGAGGAGGGCGTTGAAGGGTTTGTCGCTTTCGGCAAGGACGGGAGGAAGGCGACGCGCGTGTGCTGCCGTCTTGCTGCTGGACGAGGCGTCCTCGGCGGCAGGAGGGAGCGAGGCCGGCTTAGGTGAAGGGAAGGACGTCGCACGGAGGCGCCATCTTTAACAAGGGCGgcctgggaggccatcttggatGAGGGCGCGCCGTGGGTGCCCCCGGGGATGCGGACGGCCCGGGCGTGCCCGCGTGTGCCCGCGTGTGCCCGCGTGTGCCCGCGTCCGCGGCGGCCGGCGTGTgtgcggtggcggtggcggtgttGGGGATCCTGGCGCCCGCCCTTCTCCGTTGAGGCCTGCCCTCGGGGATGTGGAGCCGTGCAGCCCGAGGACAAGAGTTCAGCTCTGGGGCAGGACGAGCTCGGGGCTCAGACGCCCGCGGCCGCGGCTTACCCCGGGGGTCTCGGGCAGAACTTTCGGCCTCGTTAGCCTCCCTAACTGACCTCAGATTGCAGACCTCCCATCTGTGACGCGGAGATAGCAGGACCCACCTTACAGGCCTGTTCGCGTGCACCTGCTAAAACCGAGGGCGCGGGCCCCTTGCTGGTAGAGCACCTGGCCTTTAGGGCTAGATAGGAGCGCTGTGTCATGTCAACTGAGGTTTCTCTTCCCCATTTCCTGAGCGCCGTGACCCCAGCTCTGGTCTCTagccccaggtctccaggacgaCAGCTGGGACCGAGTACCCAAACCACAACGGCACAAAGGCGTTTGGCCAAACGTGAAAATGCGACCTCTGTCACCCAAGACGAAGAAGGACGATCCGTGAACGTGTAACAGTACTACGTTTATTATTCGGAGAGGTCACTTCCTCCTGGAACGGAGCCTGCGGCCCCCCGTCTGTGGGACAAGCGGTCCCGGGGCCTGAGTTATGTCATTGCCCTTCCCCGAAATAGGAGGAAGTCgctccaaaggaaaaaaggagaagccGGGGGAGATCCGCGCAAGACCTCTCTTCCCAAAGGTGGCTGGAGGCCGAGGGTAGGGATGCCGCGAGGGGAGCCGGTCCCTACTTTGAGACCCTCAACGAGCTCCCGGACACGTTCCTCTTAATCTGCAGCTAAGAGGGTCAGGAGGTATCCAAGAGCAGAATTAGGACGGGCCACTCACAAGTGTTCGTGTGTGACAGGCTCCGAGCCGGccctgtccccccagccccccaccctgggcttcCAGGAAGGGAGGTGTGCAGCTTCAGAGGAGGGCCCGAACCTTCCTGGAGTCCCCTCTCCATTCTTCACTGAGAGTCCTCCAAGTACCCTGCCTGCGCTTCACTCCCTTTGACCAGTGACCCCACTCCCTGGTAACAGGATCTTGGTTGACTTTCTTGGGAACATCCTAAGGGCTAAGTGCTTTGTGTCTGAGACAAACTCAGGTAAACCGACGGAGGCAGCGCTTCCCATAGTCAAAAAGAGAAGCTGGAGGCCCAGAGCCTATGGCGTTGGGCGCTACAGCTGCTCAGGCTGCAGAAGACACAGCTGGTCTGGGACCCTGGGGACCGGAGACAACTTCCTGTTTGCCTGTGGTCCTGCTCACAGTCCCTCACCTCTCCCAGGGTTAGCCTGTGTTTCAAATGCGTATGATCGGCGCTGTGGGGACAGAAGCGGGTCGGGAGGCTGGGGTTCCCTGGGGGGCAGACTATGCCGACTCCGGTGTCCAGACCCTTCTGTGTCTTCAGGCGGGAGCTCCAGGCAACTAAGCGGCCGAGGAGAATAGGCAGGGATCATACTACAGGGGGAGGTTCTGGGGGTGAGGCTGTAGTCCCCACCCCCAGTACAGGTCTGGGTCCGCCGAATGCCCTGAGCCTCAGTCCTCTGGCGTTCCCGGGCCAGGGCCACAGCAGCATCAAAAGAAAGACTGCCCCCATTCCTCCAGGAGGAACGGGAGGCTCGGGACCCCCAAGCCCTTTCCCCGGGAGTCCCATCAAGCCGACCAGGCCTCGGGCATGGGTTTGCAGGTGCCACGTGGATCTTGCTACACATCGCACTAGGCATCTTGGCAAATTGTGGTTTGGGCGGCACCACAGGCACAGAGCGGACCTGCTGGACCTGAACCAGGGTGGAAGCCAGGCGCATGCCCACTCCGCTAGCTGAGCCCAGAGGACCCGGGCACAGGCTGCAGCCGTCTGGACTGGGCTGCCCCTCAGGCTCCGCCTCCTCTGGCTGGGGCGGCTCTGGGGCTGCCTGTTCGGCCTCAGAGCATGGGGAATGGCCCTCGCTGGCACTGTCAACCTCCAGGGACTCTACGTGGGACCCTTCAGGAAGGGAGTCCCCTAAACGGTCACCTCCGGCCCTCTGGTCCCTCTCGGGCTCCCCATCCCCGCTCTCCCCGTCCATGCTgaccgcccccgcccctcctccagCTGCCGCTTCTGGGCTTCTGCCATCGTCAGCATCTCCTTGATCTTCTCTTGCCTCTTGGtcctcctgccccttctgtcCTTCAGCCTcatcctctctgcctccttcagcCTCTTGTTTGTGCACAGCTTCCCGGCTCTCCTCAGCGACTGGGTTTTCCTGGGCCCCGCACTCTGGGTTGCTTCTTGCTTGTACCtggccttcctctccttcctcagcctcctcctctctctcagtcttCCTTTCCATCTCCTTGTCTTTGCCCTGCTCTCCTGTTCCCTCCACACCCTTAGCCTCCTCCACACTCTCATCCTCCTGCTGACCGTTGGActcctctcccttggcctctgtctcctccccaccctcttctCTCAAACTGACCCTCCTCTCTTGGCTTCCCTCAGGCTTGCCTCCCTCCTGACCTACCTCTCCGTCCTCCACCTCACTCTCCGGACTGCCCTCAGCCTCCTCCCTGAGGTCCCCTGTGCTTTCAGGCTCAGCCTCCTTGTCCTCGCCAACCTCACAGCATGCCTGCCCTCCCTCAGCCTGCCCTGGAGGCCCCTGTCTCCCGCACCCCGCTGTGTCGTCCTCCAGACTTTCCGGACCCTCCCAGGTTGGGCGTTTGGGCGACAGAAGGGGACTTAGGTCATCGTAGGCACTCAGGAAGACTTCCTCCTCGTTTTCTTCCTGTCCATCAGGCCTGGGGCCAGCAGAGTCCGAGGAACAGCAGCTGGGAGCCAGGACAAACTGCGCCTCATCCAGAGACAGGTCATCCAGGGGCGGCTCCACAGAGAACTCCTCCACCTGTAGGCATAGCACTGTGGCTCAGGACCAGGTGGCCCTgtccaccctctgccctccttacCACCCCCGCACCCAGCGCAGTTCCCCCTTACCTGAGGCCCAACTCCCAGGAGCTCCTCCAGGTAGCCCATCCCAGGGTCATCCTCCCCAGGGAAGGCTGCTTCTGCTCTTCTTGCCTTGGCTacctccccatcctccacccccacccactctGGCTCCGAGCCGCTTGAGTCCTCTAGGAAGGAGAAGGAGTCCTGCACCTCCTGGGACAGGCAGTCCTCCAGCACAGGAGCCACATCCTCTGGGCCACAGTCAGCCAGGGGACCTGCGGCTGAACTTGCCTCCAACTTCTCATCTGTTGGGAGAAAGGTAGTCTCAGGAGCTCAGAGGTCAAGAGCAGCCCCCACCCTGTCCAATGTGGCTCTTGCTAACACTGCTACCATACAGGCCCAGTGCTCCCAGCCTGGGTGCTCCACATGGCTGATCCTCTCAGAACCGTATCCCTGACTACTGGCTTCGAGCTACCTTGACCTTGGCCGAGCTCCCACCAGGGCCCGGGCCCCATGCTGTGCATATCACAATGCATTATTGTAGTTTTCTCCACAAAACAATTACATAACGTAGAGTATTTATCCTCATTCGTTTTTTTGTtagaagttttattcatttattcacgagagccacacagaggcagagacacaggcagagggagaagcaggctccatgcgggactggatcctgggaccccggggtcactccctggaccgaaggcagacgctcacccactgagcccccaggtgtccctatcctCACTTTAAATATGAGGAAAGCAAGACCCAGATGTGTCCGAGGTCCTAGCTCTGCTCCCTCCGACTTAAATCAACAACAAATAGCTTaacctgggtctcagtttccacTGCTGTAACATAAGCAACAATAACCGTGTCATAGGATTATGAGAGAATGGGGCACCccaggggctcagtggctgagcatctgccttccacttggcgtgaccccgaggtcccgggatcgggtcccgcatcgggctcctcacagggagcctgcttctccctctgcctgggtctctgcctctctctctctctctctctctctctctgtctgtgtatgtgtgtgtctcatgaataaataaataaaatcttaaaaaaaaaaagattacgggagaattaaatgagctgATGCCCACAAAGTTCCTAACACGGCTCTGGGCACATGGTAACTCTCCAGTGTCAGCTGCTGGTGTTCCTGCTGTTGTGttcccatcatcatcatcatctatcacaCGTCCCTGCCTCGAACTTAAGGTCCCTCCTGTATTCATGTGGCACAGACTCCCATTCCTGGGTGTATCAGCGACAGGAAGGAGGCCGAGGTCCTCTCCAGGAGTTCCACAGGACCTGATCGTGTTGCTGGACCCCCCACCCCGGAATCCAGGAGGCCGCGGAAGGTAGCAAGCACCCAGAGCCCAGGCCTGAGGACAGGACAGGCCCCTCACATCCGAGTTCTGGTCCCTTCTCCCAGTGCCCGGAAGTCCCACAGTCCTCAcctggggggccggggccggaggcAGGGCTCGGCCGGGGCTGGAGGGCGGGGCACTCAAGGCCGCGGGTGAGCCGGGCCAAGGAGACGTTGGAGATGATGTTCGGGGGCACGCTGAGGATGGAGGTGATGTGTAGTGGCAGGTTGACATTGTAGGGGTCCGAGATGTGGACGCCTGCACAGCGCTCGGCGCGGCTGCCGCCCCCGACGCGCATCCCTGACCGGCCGGCCCGCGGGGTGCCCGGCTCCGAGCTGGGGCCGCCGGGCGCCTCGGCCTCGGGCTCCTGAGCGCCCTCCGCTGCTCCCGCGGGGTCCTTCTCCAGGCCGTCCGGCTGCAGCGGGCCAGGCCGCAGACTGCTGGGTCCCGCCAGCCCCTCCGGCTctggggggagaggggcgggCAGCAGCCTCAGCTGCCAGGGCCTGGGCGCCTCCGGAAGGCTCTGCACAACGCCCCCCCCTCAAGCCCGACAGCGAGGACGGCCTGGGGGCACCCGCCGGGCTTCCCCGGGCCCCTCCTGCCAGCGCCCCATGCCAGGGCTACTCCTACGGTTCCGGGGGgggggctccctccctgcagaTCCGGCTACTGCCTTGCTggcccctccccagcacccccaccccgcacccctgcCGACCGCCTGGGAACACACCCATTGATCAGATGATAAACTCCTCACTAAACCCAGCCTACCTGGTACCGTGGCCAGCGTCCAGTGGGCACCCGTGCCCTGTGTTTGCAGTCAGCGAGCACACTTGGCCACACgtacagacacacagacacacaggaatGCACACACAATGGGCTCACCCATAATCCTGTCATTCCTTGGCAGACACGTTCACACGCACGCTTGCACACAGGCGTGCAAAGGCCTGTGCATGCACGTAGACACACACCACGTGCACGCGCGTACTCACCATCACTGACCCCAGCTGCCGCGCTCAGTGAGTCCATGCTCTTGGCTGGCCGCAGCGTCCCCTTCTCAGACTTGTCCTCTGCAAGACACAGAGGATGTTTGTAGAGCCAGGGCCCGGCTCGCCTTCAGCAGAGCTCGCGCCTTTCCCCAGACCTACCTCTGTCCTCGGCCCCCCGCGGGAGTTTACGCTTGGTCTCGTGGCCAGAGCGACCCAGATTGAAGATAGATCTCCACTTCCTGACCTTCAAAGACCCCTTTCTCCTGAAGGGAATAGAGAAATCCTTAGGGTTGGAGCCTGGTGGGGTCAG
Coding sequences:
- the ARHGAP30 gene encoding rho GTPase-activating protein 30 isoform X1, with the translated sequence MKSRQKGKKKGSSKERVFGCDLQEQLQRSGQEVPQVLKSCAEFVEEYGVVDGIYRLSGVSSNIQKLRQEFEAERKPDLRKDVYLQDIHCVSSLCKAYFRELPDPLLTYRLYDKFADAVGVQLEPERLVKILEVLRELPVPNYRTLEFLMRHLVHMASFSAQTNMHARNLAIVWAPNLLRSKDIEASGFNGTAAFMEVRVQSIVVEFILTHVDQLFGGASLSGGEMESGWRSLPGARASSSPEDLMPRSLPYHLPSVLQAGDGPPQIRPYHTIIEIGEHKRKGSLKVRKWRSIFNLGRSGHETKRKLPRGAEDREDKSEKGTLRPAKSMDSLSAAAGVSDEPEGLAGPSSLRPGPLQPDGLEKDPAGAAEGAQEPEAEAPGGPSSEPGTPRAGRSGMRVGGGSRAERCAGVHISDPYNVNLPLHITSILSVPPNIISNVSLARLTRGLECPALQPRPSPASGPGPPDEKLEASSAAGPLADCGPEDVAPVLEDCLSQEVQDSFSFLEDSSGSEPEWVGVEDGEVAKARRAEAAFPGEDDPGMGYLEELLGVGPQVEEFSVEPPLDDLSLDEAQFVLAPSCCSSDSAGPRPDGQEENEEEVFLSAYDDLSPLLSPKRPTWEGPESLEDDTAGCGRQGPPGQAEGGQACCEVGEDKEAEPESTGDLREEAEGSPESEVEDGEVGQEGGKPEGSQERRVSLREEGGEETEAKGEESNGQQEDESVEEAKGVEGTGEQGKDKEMERKTEREEEAEEGEEGQVQARSNPECGAQENPVAEESREAVHKQEAEGGREDEAEGQKGQEDQEAREDQGDADDGRSPEAAAGGGAGAVSMDGESGDGEPERDQRAGGDRLGDSLPEGSHVESLEVDSASEGHSPCSEAEQAAPEPPQPEEAEPEGQPSPDGCSLCPGPLGSASGVGMRLASTLVQVQQVRSVPVVPPKPQFAKMPSAMCSKIHVAPANPCPRPGRLDGTPGERAWGSRASRSSWRNGGSLSFDAAVALARERQRTEAQGIRRTQTCTGGGDYSLTPRTSPCSMIPAYSPRPLSCLELPPEDTEGSGHRSRHSLPPREPQPPDPLLSPQRRSYAFETQANPGRGEGL
- the USF1 gene encoding upstream stimulatory factor 1 isoform X1 encodes the protein MKGQQKTAETEEGTVQIQEGAVATGEDPTSVAIASIQSAATFPDPNVKYVFRTENGGQVMYRVIQVSEGQLDGQTEGTGAISGYPATQSMTQAVIQGAFTSDDAVDTEGTAAETHYTYFPSTAVGDGAGGTTSGSTAAVVTTQGSEALLGQATPPGTGQFFVMMSPQEVLQGGSQRSIAPRTHPYSPKSEAPRTTRDEKRRAQHNEVERRRRDKINNWIVQLSKIIPDCSMESTKSGQSKGGILSKACDYIQELRQSNHRLSEELQGLDQLQLDNDVLRQQVEDLKNKNLLLRAQLRHHGVEVVIKNDSN
- the ARHGAP30 gene encoding rho GTPase-activating protein 30 isoform X2, with the protein product MRHLVHMASFSAQTNMHARNLAIVWAPNLLRSKDIEASGFNGTAAFMEVRVQSIVVEFILTHVDQLFGGASLSGGEMESGWRSLPGARASSSPEDLMPRSLPYHLPSVLQAGDGPPQIRPYHTIIEIGEHKRKGSLKVRKWRSIFNLGRSGHETKRKLPRGAEDREDKSEKGTLRPAKSMDSLSAAAGVSDEPEGLAGPSSLRPGPLQPDGLEKDPAGAAEGAQEPEAEAPGGPSSEPGTPRAGRSGMRVGGGSRAERCAGVHISDPYNVNLPLHITSILSVPPNIISNVSLARLTRGLECPALQPRPSPASGPGPPDEKLEASSAAGPLADCGPEDVAPVLEDCLSQEVQDSFSFLEDSSGSEPEWVGVEDGEVAKARRAEAAFPGEDDPGMGYLEELLGVGPQVEEFSVEPPLDDLSLDEAQFVLAPSCCSSDSAGPRPDGQEENEEEVFLSAYDDLSPLLSPKRPTWEGPESLEDDTAGCGRQGPPGQAEGGQACCEVGEDKEAEPESTGDLREEAEGSPESEVEDGEVGQEGGKPEGSQERRVSLREEGGEETEAKGEESNGQQEDESVEEAKGVEGTGEQGKDKEMERKTEREEEAEEGEEGQVQARSNPECGAQENPVAEESREAVHKQEAEGGREDEAEGQKGQEDQEAREDQGDADDGRSPEAAAGGGAGAVSMDGESGDGEPERDQRAGGDRLGDSLPEGSHVESLEVDSASEGHSPCSEAEQAAPEPPQPEEAEPEGQPSPDGCSLCPGPLGSASGVGMRLASTLVQVQQVRSVPVVPPKPQFAKMPSAMCSKIHVAPANPCPRPGRLDGTPGERAWGSRASRSSWRNGGSLSFDAAVALARERQRTEAQGIRRTQTCTGGGDYSLTPRTSPCSMIPAYSPRPLSCLELPPEDTEGSGHRSRHSLPPREPQPPDPLLSPQRRSYAFETQANPGRGEGL
- the USF1 gene encoding upstream stimulatory factor 1 isoform X2 encodes the protein MYRVIQVSEGQLDGQTEGTGAISGYPATQSMTQAVIQGAFTSDDAVDTEGTAAETHYTYFPSTAVGDGAGGTTSGSTAAVVTTQGSEALLGQATPPGTGQFFVMMSPQEVLQGGSQRSIAPRTHPYSPKSEAPRTTRDEKRRAQHNEVERRRRDKINNWIVQLSKIIPDCSMESTKSGQSKGGILSKACDYIQELRQSNHRLSEELQGLDQLQLDNDVLRQQVEDLKNKNLLLRAQLRHHGVEVVIKNDSN